A genomic segment from Phragmites australis chromosome 6, lpPhrAust1.1, whole genome shotgun sequence encodes:
- the LOC133920500 gene encoding uncharacterized protein LOC133920500, with protein MRTEMVIRIRGSSSEKGHSKAMKVAAEIDGVESVTLAGKDRNLLVVVGDGVDCNYLTSRLRRKVGHADIVELRTLQDRGYTAGGGYYASSQAGARDGGYAAPSYAPAPEYYHHRPYEYYHQTPPPSYPSTVVHHEYYPAGDPNGCSIM; from the exons ATGAGG ACGGAGATGGTGATCAGGATCCGGGGGAGCTCGTCCGAGAAGGGCCACTCCAAGGCCATGAAGGTCGCAGCGGAAATCGATG GGGTGGAGTCGGTGACGCTAGCGGGGAAAGACAGGAACCTGCTGGTGGTTGTCGGCGACGGCGTCGACTGCAACTACCTCACCAGCCGCCTGCGCCGGAAGGTGGGCCACGCCGACATCGTCGAGCTGCGCACCCTGCAGGACCGCGGGTACACGGCCGGCGGCGGCTACTACGCGTCGTCGCAGGCCGGCGCGCGCGACGGTGGCTATGCCGCGCCCAGCtacgcgccggcgccggagtaCTACCACCACCGTCCGTACGAGTACTACCACCagacgccgccgccgtcgtacCCCTCCACCGTCGTGCACCACGAGTACTACCCGGCCGGTGACCCGAACGGCTGCTCCATCATGTAG